A window of Leptolyngbya sp. NIES-3755 genomic DNA:
ATTCCAGCCTGATGGCAGTATTTTTCAACGACTGATTGATCGTCCGTTTGAAAGACTTCCTGCCAGGGCAAATCCAACCCCCCACCGTAATTTCGCACATACAGCACGCCATTCTGAAATCGCGATCGAATGCTGGCAGGAATCTGCGCTAGAACTCGGCGACTATCCGCGATTGGAGTTTCTCCCCCTTGCTCGGCAGGCTGAACACAGTAGAAGCTGATTTTCAGGCACCACTGGCGCGCATAGGACATTTCATTGTGAAGTGGAATCGCCCGATCCGCTGGATATTCTGTGGAGGTGTAGACATTAGAGCGAACTTGGGTGCGGGGAGTCGATCGATAGGAATAAGGCATCGCGGTTTGGGAAATCCCTTGCATAAATGTCTCAAAATCTGCATCCTCTAACACTTGAAAGTTACGAAACAGAATACCGCCATGTTTTAACAACTCTGTTTCGATCAGTTGTTGATTCTCCTTTGCCCACGCCGCTAAACTCAGTCCCTCTAACGTCGGCTGAATGATCAGAGGAAGCTGTTGTTCAGATGCAATCGTCTGAACAAGCTGAGTCGTAGAAGTCACTAACTTACGTCGGTGCTGCCGGGTAAAAGGCGTGGGGTCTGGAATCTGATTCATGGTAGGGAATTTCATCAAGGGTTAATGCTGTTTGCGTCGCTTAGTCAATTTCAACCTCTGAAGGCTCAATTGCTCTAGCTCCTGTGCTTTGGTTTGCTGGTATTGCTGCTCGGCTGCAACGATCCAGGTCATGAGTTCTTTTAATGGCACATCCGGTTGTTCGGCAATTTGATGTAAAACCGTTGAAAAACACTGTAGCCATTGACTCATAACGTCGGCATCCAATCGATTCGAGTCGTACAACAGTTGCAGCGACA
This region includes:
- a CDS encoding taurine catabolism dioxygenase TauD/TfdA (similar to AA sequence:cyanobase_aa:PCC7424_5755), which translates into the protein MNQIPDPTPFTRQHRRKLVTSTTQLVQTIASEQQLPLIIQPTLEGLSLAAWAKENQQLIETELLKHGGILFRNFQVLEDADFETFMQGISQTAMPYSYRSTPRTQVRSNVYTSTEYPADRAIPLHNEMSYARQWCLKISFYCVQPAEQGGETPIADSRRVLAQIPASIRSRFQNGVLYVRNYGGGLDLPWQEVFQTDDQSVVEKYCHQAGIAMEWWGQDQLRTRQVCQAIATHPQTGEAVWFNQAHLFHITSLGATLQTDLMQGIPVEALPRNAYYGDGTEIEPSVLEAIRFAYERETVKFPWQAGNVLLLDNMLTAHGRCPFSGSRRVLAAMADPHSPDMASAGDKQSLIRKN